One genomic segment of Streptomyces niveus includes these proteins:
- a CDS encoding RelA/SpoT family protein, whose amino-acid sequence MPDEAQPLAAAQPDPHADQATAAPATPQKPADGAGTAARTPAERGGSERNGSERIRSEHNGSDHNGSDPARSASKPLDPAADPAPGAAPAPTPGSSAAKSRLPVPVTAPKPAPAAPSRSGGSSNRVRARLARLGVQRSSPYNPVLEPLLRTVRINDPKIETAILRQIERAYQVAERWHRGQKRKSGDPYITHPLAVTTILAELGMDPATLMAGLLHDTVEDTEYGLDTLRKDFGDQVALLVDGVTKLDKVKFGEAAQAETVRKMVVAMAKDPRVLVIKLADRLHNMRTMRYLKREKQEKKARETLEIYAPLAHRLGMNTIKWELEDLAFAILYPKMYDEIVRLVAERAPKRDEYLAIVTDEVQSDLRAARIKATVTGRPKHYYSVYQKMIVRGRDFAEIYDLVGIRVLVDTVRDCYAALGTVHARWNPVPGRFKDYIAMPKFNMYQSLHTTVIGPSGKPVELQIRTFDMHRRAEYGIAAHWKYKQEAVAGASKVRTDVPKNVGKGAGQDTVNDMAWLRQLLDWQKETEDPSEFLESLRFDLSRNEVFVFTPKGDVIALPAGATPVDFAYAVHTEVGHRTIGARVNGRLVPLESTLDNGDLVEVFTSKASGAGPSRDWLGFVKSPRARNKIRAWFSKERRDEAIEHGKDAIAKAMRKQNLPIQRILTGDSLVTLAHEMRYPDISSLYAAIGEGHVAAQGVVQKLVQALGGEEAANEDIAESAPPSRGRSKRRSSSDPGVVVKGVEDVWVKLARCCTPVPGDPIIGFVTRGSGVSVHRADCVNVDSLSQQPERILEVEWAPTQSSVFLVAIQVEALDRSRLLSDVTRVLSDQHVNILSAAVQTSRDRVATSRFTFEMGDPKHLGHVLKAVRGVEGVYDVYRVTSARRP is encoded by the coding sequence TTGCCAGACGAGGCCCAGCCACTCGCCGCCGCCCAGCCCGATCCGCACGCGGACCAGGCCACAGCGGCGCCTGCCACGCCCCAGAAGCCGGCGGACGGGGCGGGGACGGCTGCGCGGACGCCTGCCGAACGCGGCGGCTCCGAGCGGAACGGGTCGGAGCGCATCCGGTCCGAGCACAACGGGTCCGACCACAACGGCTCCGATCCGGCGCGGAGCGCCTCGAAGCCCCTGGACCCGGCGGCTGACCCGGCGCCCGGTGCCGCCCCGGCGCCCACGCCCGGCTCCTCCGCCGCGAAGAGCCGGCTCCCGGTCCCCGTCACCGCGCCCAAGCCCGCCCCGGCCGCTCCCTCGCGCTCGGGTGGGTCCTCCAACCGCGTACGCGCCCGGCTGGCCCGTCTCGGCGTCCAGCGCTCGTCGCCGTACAACCCGGTGCTCGAACCGCTGCTGCGGACCGTACGCATCAACGACCCCAAGATCGAGACGGCCATACTCCGCCAGATCGAGCGCGCCTACCAGGTCGCCGAGCGCTGGCACCGCGGCCAGAAGCGCAAGAGCGGCGACCCGTACATCACCCACCCCCTCGCCGTGACGACGATCCTCGCCGAACTCGGCATGGACCCGGCCACGCTGATGGCGGGGCTGCTGCACGACACCGTCGAGGACACCGAGTACGGCCTGGACACGCTCCGCAAGGACTTCGGCGACCAGGTCGCGCTCCTGGTCGACGGCGTCACCAAGCTCGACAAGGTCAAGTTCGGCGAGGCCGCCCAGGCCGAGACCGTACGCAAGATGGTCGTCGCCATGGCCAAGGACCCGCGCGTCCTGGTCATCAAGCTCGCCGACCGGCTGCACAACATGCGCACCATGCGCTATCTCAAGCGGGAGAAGCAGGAGAAGAAGGCCCGCGAGACGCTGGAGATCTACGCCCCGCTGGCGCACCGCCTGGGTATGAACACCATCAAGTGGGAGCTGGAGGACCTCGCGTTCGCGATCCTCTACCCCAAGATGTACGACGAGATCGTCCGGCTCGTCGCCGAGCGGGCGCCCAAGCGCGACGAGTACCTGGCCATAGTGACCGACGAGGTCCAGTCCGATCTGCGCGCCGCCCGTATCAAGGCGACCGTCACCGGCAGGCCCAAGCACTACTACAGCGTCTACCAGAAGATGATCGTGCGGGGCCGGGACTTCGCCGAGATCTACGACCTGGTGGGCATCCGCGTCCTCGTCGACACCGTCCGCGACTGCTACGCGGCGCTCGGCACCGTCCACGCCCGGTGGAATCCGGTACCCGGGCGGTTCAAGGACTACATCGCGATGCCCAAGTTCAACATGTACCAGTCGCTGCACACGACGGTCATCGGACCCAGTGGCAAGCCCGTCGAGCTCCAGATCCGTACGTTCGACATGCACCGTCGCGCCGAGTACGGCATCGCCGCGCACTGGAAGTACAAGCAGGAGGCTGTCGCCGGGGCGTCCAAGGTCCGTACCGACGTGCCCAAGAACGTGGGCAAGGGCGCGGGCCAGGACACCGTCAACGACATGGCGTGGCTGCGCCAGTTGCTCGACTGGCAGAAGGAGACCGAGGACCCCAGCGAGTTCCTGGAGTCCCTGCGCTTCGACCTGTCGCGCAACGAGGTCTTCGTCTTCACGCCCAAGGGTGACGTCATAGCGCTGCCGGCCGGGGCCACCCCCGTCGACTTCGCCTACGCCGTCCACACGGAGGTCGGCCACCGCACCATAGGGGCGCGGGTCAACGGGCGGCTCGTCCCCCTCGAATCGACCCTCGACAACGGCGACCTGGTGGAGGTCTTCACCTCCAAGGCGTCGGGCGCCGGACCCTCCAGGGACTGGCTGGGCTTCGTCAAGTCACCACGGGCCAGGAACAAGATCCGCGCGTGGTTCTCCAAGGAACGCCGCGACGAGGCGATCGAGCACGGCAAGGACGCCATCGCCAAGGCGATGCGCAAACAGAACCTGCCGATCCAGCGGATCCTCACCGGCGACTCGCTCGTCACGCTCGCGCACGAGATGCGTTACCCCGACATCTCGTCCCTGTACGCGGCGATCGGCGAGGGCCATGTCGCCGCGCAGGGCGTCGTACAGAAACTCGTCCAGGCGCTCGGCGGCGAGGAGGCCGCGAACGAGGACATCGCCGAGAGCGCGCCGCCCTCGCGCGGACGCTCCAAGCGCCGCTCCAGCAGCGACCCCGGTGTGGTCGTCAAGGGCGTCGAGGACGTGTGGGTGAAGCTCGCCCGCTGCTGTACGCCCGTGCCGGGCGATCCGATCATCGGCTTCGTCACGCGGGGCAGCGGCGTCTCCGTACACCGTGCGGACTGCGTCAACGTCGACTCGCTGTCGCAGCAGCCGGAGCGGATCCTCGAAGTCGAATGGGCGCCCACCCAGTCGTCCGTCTTCCTCGTCGCCATCCAGGTCGAGGCCCTGGACCGGTCCCGGCTGCTGTCCGACGTCACACGCGTCCTGTCCGACCAGCACGTCAACATCCTGTCGGCGGCCGTCCAGACGTCCCGCGACCGGGTGGCCACCTCGCGCTTCACCTTCGAGATGGGCGATCCGAAGCATCTGGGGCACGTACTGAAGGCGGTGCGGGGCGTGGAGGGCGTGTACGACGTCTACCGGGTCACGTCCGCCCGCAGGCCGTAA
- a CDS encoding DUF349 domain-containing protein has product MSSDPWGRVDETGTVYVRTAEGEQVVGSWQAGSPEEALAYFERKYEGLVVEIGLLEKRVKTTDLSAKDAQSAIDHLRAQVDEHHAVGDLAALRTRLDGLVATVEARREERKVQKAKQTDAARESKQALVAEAEELAVSDQWRSAGERLRALVDTWKSLPRLDRKSDDELWHRFSHARSAFSKRRKAHFASLDAQREEARKAKEKLVTEAEGLSGSTDWGGTAARYRELMTEWKAAGRAQREAEDDLWNRFRGAQDVFFAARGEVFAERDAEQTENLKLKEELATEAERLLPVTDLKAARAAFRALNERWEAIGHVPRDARPRVEGRMQTIERALQESEENEWRRTNPEARARAAGLTGQLQAAVDKLRTQIDTARASGNNARADKLAKELEGRQALLDQALKGLQEFGG; this is encoded by the coding sequence GTGAGCAGCGACCCGTGGGGCCGAGTCGACGAGACAGGCACCGTGTACGTGCGCACGGCCGAGGGCGAGCAGGTCGTCGGATCGTGGCAGGCAGGCTCTCCCGAGGAGGCACTGGCCTACTTCGAGCGCAAGTACGAGGGCCTGGTGGTCGAGATCGGCCTTCTTGAGAAGCGGGTGAAGACCACCGATCTCTCGGCCAAGGACGCGCAGTCCGCCATCGATCATCTGCGGGCGCAGGTGGACGAGCATCACGCGGTCGGGGATCTCGCCGCGCTGCGTACGCGTCTCGACGGGCTTGTGGCCACGGTCGAGGCGCGCCGTGAGGAGCGCAAGGTCCAGAAGGCCAAGCAGACGGACGCCGCGCGGGAGTCGAAGCAGGCTCTGGTCGCGGAGGCCGAGGAACTGGCGGTGAGCGACCAGTGGCGCTCCGCGGGCGAGCGGCTGCGCGCGCTGGTGGACACCTGGAAGAGCCTGCCGCGGCTCGACCGGAAGTCCGACGACGAGCTGTGGCACCGCTTCTCGCACGCGCGCTCGGCGTTCTCCAAGCGCCGCAAGGCGCACTTCGCCTCGCTCGACGCGCAGCGCGAGGAGGCCCGTAAGGCCAAGGAGAAGCTGGTCACCGAGGCCGAGGGGCTGTCGGGCTCCACGGACTGGGGCGGGACGGCGGCCCGTTACCGCGAGCTGATGACGGAGTGGAAGGCCGCGGGCCGCGCGCAGCGCGAGGCCGAGGACGACCTGTGGAACCGCTTCCGCGGCGCCCAGGACGTCTTCTTCGCCGCCCGCGGTGAGGTCTTCGCCGAGCGGGACGCGGAGCAGACCGAGAATCTGAAGCTCAAGGAGGAGCTGGCGACCGAGGCCGAGCGGCTGCTCCCGGTGACGGACCTGAAGGCGGCCCGTGCAGCGTTCCGGGCCCTCAACGAGCGCTGGGAGGCGATCGGGCATGTGCCGCGCGACGCCAGGCCCCGCGTCGAGGGCCGGATGCAGACCATCGAGCGGGCGCTCCAGGAGTCCGAGGAGAACGAGTGGCGCCGTACTAACCCGGAGGCGCGTGCGCGTGCCGCGGGTCTGACGGGCCAGCTCCAGGCGGCCGTCGACAAGCTGCGTACGCAGATCGACACGGCGCGCGCCTCGGGCAACAACGCCAGGGCAGACAAGCTGGCCAAGGAGCTCGAAGGCCGGCAGGCGCTGCTCGACCAGGCGCTGAAGGGTCTTCAGGAGTTCGGCGGCTGA
- a CDS encoding peptidylprolyl isomerase: MVNSEQRRRQLAREKFERQQQRRAENRNKARRRNAVIAAALAVVVAAGGGAYAIAGLTDDGGKKDTAADNPSAPPSPSESKPAGPKMTIDAKAKYTMSLKTSQGDIGIEMDAAKTPETVNSFKSLADKKFFDGTKCHRLTTENIFVLQCGDPKGDGTGGPGYTIADENLDALGKPAADGAVTYPAGSVAMANTGQPNSGGSQFFLVWKDTKLPPSYTPFGTMDADGLKTVKAVAAGGVTGDNKGDGAPKKTVTIEKGTVDKT; this comes from the coding sequence GTGGTCAACAGCGAGCAGCGCCGGCGCCAGCTTGCCAGGGAGAAGTTCGAGCGGCAGCAGCAGCGCCGGGCGGAGAATCGCAACAAGGCCCGGCGCCGTAACGCGGTCATCGCCGCGGCGCTGGCCGTCGTGGTGGCGGCGGGCGGCGGCGCGTACGCCATCGCGGGTCTGACGGACGACGGCGGCAAGAAAGACACCGCCGCGGACAATCCGTCGGCGCCGCCGTCGCCGAGCGAGAGCAAGCCCGCCGGGCCGAAGATGACGATCGACGCCAAGGCCAAGTACACGATGTCGCTCAAGACGAGCCAGGGTGACATCGGTATCGAGATGGACGCGGCGAAGACGCCCGAAACGGTGAACTCCTTCAAGTCGCTCGCCGACAAGAAGTTCTTCGACGGCACGAAGTGTCACCGCCTGACCACGGAGAACATCTTCGTGCTCCAGTGCGGCGACCCCAAGGGCGACGGCACCGGCGGTCCGGGCTACACCATCGCGGACGAGAATCTGGACGCGCTCGGCAAGCCCGCCGCGGACGGCGCGGTGACGTACCCCGCGGGGTCGGTGGCGATGGCGAATACCGGCCAGCCGAACAGCGGTGGCAGCCAGTTCTTCCTCGTGTGGAAGGACACCAAGCTGCCGCCCTCGTACACCCCGTTCGGGACGATGGACGCCGATGGCCTCAAGACCGTGAAGGCGGTCGCCGCGGGGGGTGTCACCGGTGACAACAAGGGTGACGGTGCGCCGAAGAAGACCGTCACGATCGAGAAGGGCACCGTCGACAAGACGTGA
- a CDS encoding adenine phosphoribosyltransferase, with protein MTDDSTRELLLSRIRDVPDYPKPGVRFKDITPLLADPKAFTALTDALAELSVRHGATKIVGLEARGFILAAPVAVRAGIGFIPVRKAGKLPGATLSQAYDLEYGSAEVEVHAEDLQEGDRVIVIDDVLATGGTAGASVELVRRAGAEVVAVAVLLELGFLGGRDRLEPHLLGAPLEALIKV; from the coding sequence ATGACCGACGACAGCACGAGGGAACTGCTCCTCAGCCGGATCCGTGATGTGCCCGACTATCCGAAGCCGGGCGTGCGGTTCAAGGACATCACGCCGCTGCTCGCGGATCCGAAAGCCTTCACGGCGCTGACCGACGCCCTCGCGGAGCTGTCGGTGCGGCACGGTGCCACGAAGATCGTCGGCCTGGAGGCGCGCGGCTTCATCCTGGCCGCGCCGGTCGCGGTACGGGCCGGTATCGGCTTCATCCCCGTCCGCAAGGCGGGGAAGCTGCCCGGTGCGACGCTGTCGCAGGCGTACGACCTGGAGTACGGCAGCGCCGAGGTGGAGGTCCACGCCGAGGACCTTCAGGAGGGCGACCGCGTCATCGTCATCGACGACGTGCTCGCCACCGGCGGCACCGCCGGGGCCTCGGTCGAACTCGTACGCCGGGCCGGCGCCGAGGTCGTGGCCGTGGCCGTCCTGCTGGAGCTGGGCTTCCTGGGCGGCAGGGACCGGCTGGAGCCGCATCTGCTCGGTGCCCCGCTGGAGGCACTGATCAAGGTCTGA